A genomic window from Corynebacterium fournieri includes:
- a CDS encoding ComF family protein → MGDVFAQTSELLLPRWCAGCRRPGELLCSACRRGLAAPPQRVFPKTAPHAPVFALGPYADPHRGVILAMKERNHLAVRRHVGAVLAAALDYLEARGEIPDQAVLVPAPTRARSARARGGDPVEQVCRASGRAVTAVLALDPRAADQSGLDEASRRSNLAGRVRITGVPKGRIVVVDDVVTTGATLQASTAVLLSRGADVAACVTLCAA, encoded by the coding sequence ATGGGGGACGTGTTCGCGCAAACGAGTGAGCTGCTGCTGCCGCGCTGGTGCGCGGGATGCCGCCGGCCGGGGGAGCTGCTGTGCAGCGCGTGCCGGCGCGGCTTGGCCGCCCCGCCGCAGCGAGTTTTTCCCAAAACAGCCCCGCACGCCCCGGTGTTCGCCCTCGGGCCCTACGCGGACCCGCACCGCGGCGTGATCTTGGCTATGAAGGAGCGCAACCATCTGGCGGTGCGCCGCCACGTCGGCGCCGTGCTTGCCGCCGCGCTGGACTACCTGGAGGCGCGCGGTGAGATTCCGGACCAGGCGGTGCTCGTGCCCGCGCCGACACGAGCGAGATCCGCCCGTGCCCGCGGCGGGGACCCCGTGGAGCAGGTGTGCCGGGCAAGCGGGCGGGCAGTCACGGCCGTGCTGGCGCTCGACCCGCGCGCGGCCGACCAGTCCGGCCTGGACGAGGCGTCGCGGCGCAGCAACCTGGCCGGGCGCGTGCGCATCACCGGGGTGCCGAAAGGACGGATTGTGGTGGTCGACGACGTGGTCACCACGGGTGCGACACTGCAAGCCAGCACCGCTGTATTGCTCTCCCGGGGCGCAGACGTGGCCGCCTGTGTGACGCTGTGCGCGGCTTAA
- the manA gene encoding mannose-6-phosphate isomerase, class I, which translates to MEHLEGALRPYPWGSRTLIPQLRGEPSPSQQPQAELWFGAHPAAPATVDGRGLDAAIADDPAAALGARVQKQHGDQLPFLVKLLAAAAPLSIQAHPSLEQAQEGYARENAEGIELNSPNRNYKDPNHKPELIVALTQFRALAGFRPVEDTAAFFAALGSPELDRYATLLPTEGEGDLRALFTTLISLPHQPRTELISSVERAARNLVDDPSHPAWMLESAGVFLELNEAYPGDVGVLAALLLNVLTLEPGEAAFLRAGQLHAYLSGLGVEVMANSDNVLRGGLTTKHVDVPELVRVLDFSTLENPRAATAPSHGGVEFQLPVDSFAVRMHTLDHGEALHLDDDGPAIVLCTSGTVRAGDFTLTQGHAAWVPANEGTSELIADGAAEVFVATV; encoded by the coding sequence ATGGAGCACCTCGAAGGAGCTCTGCGCCCCTACCCGTGGGGTTCGCGCACTTTGATCCCGCAGCTGCGCGGCGAGCCCTCGCCCAGCCAGCAGCCGCAGGCCGAGCTCTGGTTCGGCGCGCACCCCGCGGCACCGGCAACGGTGGACGGGCGGGGCCTCGACGCCGCGATCGCGGACGATCCGGCGGCGGCACTCGGCGCCCGCGTGCAGAAGCAGCACGGCGACCAGCTGCCGTTTCTGGTGAAGCTGCTGGCGGCAGCCGCGCCGCTGAGCATCCAGGCCCACCCGTCTCTGGAGCAGGCGCAGGAGGGCTACGCGCGGGAAAACGCTGAGGGCATCGAGCTCAACAGCCCGAACCGCAACTACAAAGACCCGAACCACAAGCCGGAACTGATTGTGGCGCTGACGCAGTTCCGCGCGCTCGCCGGGTTCCGCCCTGTGGAAGACACCGCCGCGTTCTTCGCCGCGCTGGGCAGCCCCGAGCTGGACCGCTACGCCACCTTGCTGCCCACAGAAGGGGAGGGGGACCTGCGGGCGCTGTTTACCACCCTGATTTCACTGCCGCACCAACCGCGCACGGAGCTGATCAGCTCCGTGGAGCGGGCGGCGCGAAACCTCGTGGACGATCCTTCTCACCCCGCGTGGATGCTGGAGTCGGCAGGCGTCTTCCTCGAGCTCAACGAGGCGTACCCGGGCGACGTTGGAGTGCTGGCGGCGCTGCTGCTCAACGTGCTCACGCTCGAGCCGGGCGAAGCGGCGTTCTTGCGCGCAGGTCAGCTGCACGCTTACCTGTCCGGCTTGGGCGTGGAGGTGATGGCCAATTCCGACAATGTGTTGCGCGGCGGCCTGACCACCAAGCACGTCGATGTGCCGGAGCTTGTGCGCGTGCTGGACTTCAGCACGCTGGAAAATCCGCGCGCGGCAACTGCCCCGTCTCATGGCGGCGTGGAGTTCCAGCTGCCGGTGGACAGTTTCGCGGTGCGCATGCACACGCTTGACCATGGCGAAGCGCTGCACCTCGACGACGACGGCCCTGCGATCGTGTTGTGCACGTCCGGCACGGTGCGCGCCGGGGATTTCACCCTGACGCAGGGCCACGCTGCGTGGGTCCCGGCCAACGAGGGGACGAGCGAACTTATCGCGGACGGCGCGGCCGAAGTATTCGTCGCGACGGTCTAG
- the secA gene encoding preprotein translocase subunit SecA: MFGLSKLLRAGEGRTVKRLAKIADQVMALDDEYSALTDEELKAKTAEFKEQLADGASLDDILLDAFATAREASWRVLGQKHFKVQIMGGAALHFGNVAEMKTGEGKTLTSVLPAYLNALSGKGVHVVTVNDYLAKRDAEMMGRIHHFLGLEVGVILSDMRPAERKKAYDADITYGTNNELGFDYLRDNMTRSVNDIVQRGHNYAIVDEVDSILIDEARTPLIISGPVDGSSQFYTVFAQLAPRMREGIHYEVDHRKRTVGISEEGVEFVEDQLGIDNLYAPEHSQLVSYLNNAIKAKELFERDKDYIIRQGEVMIVDGFTGRVLAGRRYNEGMHQAIEAKEQVEIKNENQTLATVTLQNYFRLYDKLSGMTGTAETEAAELHQIYKMDVVQIPPNRPNQRRDRDDLIYKTQEAKFAAVAEDIAEHAAKGQPVLVGTTSVERSEYLSQLLTRKGVEHNVLNAKYHEEEGRIIAEAGLPGKVTVSTNMAGRGTDIVLGGNPEILLDAKLQAQGLDPFEDEESYQEAWDAQLPAAKERSQQLGDEVREAGGLYVIGTERHESRRIDNQLRGRSGRQGDPGETRFYLSMRDELMVRFVGQSMENMMNRLNVPDDVPIEAKMVSNAIKGAQSQVENQNFEMRKNVLKYDEVLNEQRKVVYRERQEILGSKDIAGQVRRMIESTIGAYVVGATAEGYVEDWDLDELWNALDSLYGPKVSAQELVDGDEYGRAGELTPEQLRQALLDDANAQYDQLEENVSAIGGEEQMRNLERMVILPIIDTKWREHLYEMDYLKEGIGLRAMAQRDPLVEYQKEGGDMFNAMNEGIQEETVRQLFAMRKQFESQDEAPQQAAEGGSTAI; this comes from the coding sequence GTGTTTGGACTGTCAAAGCTGCTCCGCGCCGGTGAGGGGCGCACCGTCAAGCGCCTCGCCAAAATCGCCGATCAGGTGATGGCACTCGACGACGAGTACTCCGCGCTGACCGATGAGGAGCTCAAGGCCAAGACCGCCGAGTTCAAAGAGCAGCTCGCCGACGGCGCCAGCCTGGACGACATCCTGCTCGACGCGTTTGCCACCGCGCGCGAAGCCTCCTGGCGTGTGCTGGGGCAGAAGCACTTCAAGGTGCAGATCATGGGCGGCGCAGCCCTGCACTTCGGCAACGTCGCCGAGATGAAAACCGGTGAGGGCAAGACCCTGACCTCGGTGCTGCCCGCGTACCTCAACGCGCTGTCCGGCAAGGGCGTGCACGTGGTCACCGTGAACGACTACCTGGCAAAGCGCGACGCCGAGATGATGGGCCGTATCCACCACTTCCTGGGCCTTGAGGTGGGTGTGATCCTGTCGGACATGCGCCCGGCCGAGCGCAAGAAGGCGTACGACGCCGACATCACCTACGGCACCAACAACGAGCTCGGCTTCGACTACCTGCGCGACAACATGACGCGCTCTGTCAACGACATCGTGCAGCGCGGCCACAACTACGCCATCGTTGACGAGGTGGACTCCATCCTGATCGACGAGGCGCGTACCCCGCTGATCATCTCCGGTCCCGTGGACGGCTCGAGCCAGTTCTACACCGTGTTCGCCCAGCTCGCCCCGCGCATGCGCGAGGGCATCCACTACGAGGTGGACCACCGCAAGCGCACCGTGGGCATCTCCGAGGAGGGCGTGGAGTTCGTCGAGGACCAGCTGGGCATTGACAACCTGTACGCACCGGAGCACTCGCAGCTGGTCAGCTACCTCAACAACGCCATCAAGGCGAAGGAGCTGTTCGAGCGCGACAAGGATTACATCATCCGCCAGGGCGAGGTGATGATCGTGGACGGCTTCACCGGTCGCGTGCTGGCGGGCCGCCGCTACAACGAGGGCATGCACCAGGCCATCGAGGCCAAGGAACAGGTGGAGATCAAAAACGAGAACCAGACCCTGGCGACGGTGACGCTGCAGAACTACTTCCGCCTCTACGACAAGCTGTCCGGCATGACCGGTACGGCTGAGACTGAGGCGGCAGAGCTGCACCAGATTTACAAGATGGACGTCGTGCAGATCCCGCCGAACCGTCCGAACCAGCGCCGCGACCGCGACGACCTGATCTACAAGACCCAGGAGGCCAAGTTCGCCGCAGTTGCCGAGGACATTGCGGAGCACGCGGCCAAGGGCCAGCCGGTGCTGGTGGGTACCACGTCCGTGGAGCGCTCGGAGTACCTGTCGCAGCTGCTCACCCGCAAGGGCGTTGAGCACAACGTGCTCAACGCGAAGTACCACGAGGAAGAGGGCCGTATTATCGCTGAGGCGGGCCTGCCCGGCAAGGTGACCGTGTCCACCAACATGGCTGGCCGCGGTACCGACATCGTGCTCGGCGGCAACCCGGAAATCCTGCTGGACGCGAAGCTGCAGGCACAGGGCCTGGACCCGTTCGAAGACGAGGAGAGCTACCAGGAGGCGTGGGACGCGCAGCTGCCGGCCGCCAAGGAGCGTTCCCAGCAGCTCGGCGACGAGGTGCGAGAGGCCGGCGGCCTGTACGTCATCGGCACGGAGCGCCACGAGTCGCGCCGCATTGACAACCAGCTGCGCGGCCGCTCCGGGCGTCAGGGCGATCCGGGCGAGACCCGCTTCTACCTGTCCATGCGCGACGAGCTCATGGTGCGCTTCGTGGGACAGTCCATGGAAAACATGATGAACCGCCTCAACGTGCCGGACGATGTGCCGATTGAGGCGAAGATGGTCTCCAACGCTATTAAGGGCGCGCAGTCTCAGGTGGAGAACCAGAACTTCGAGATGCGCAAGAACGTGCTCAAGTACGACGAGGTGCTCAACGAGCAGCGCAAGGTGGTCTACCGCGAGCGCCAGGAGATCCTGGGCTCCAAGGACATCGCTGGCCAGGTGCGCCGCATGATCGAGTCCACCATCGGCGCTTACGTCGTCGGCGCGACCGCCGAGGGCTACGTGGAGGACTGGGATCTGGACGAGCTGTGGAACGCGCTCGATTCCCTCTACGGCCCGAAGGTGTCCGCGCAGGAGCTCGTCGACGGCGACGAGTACGGCCGCGCCGGCGAGCTGACTCCCGAGCAGCTGCGTCAGGCGCTGCTCGACGACGCGAACGCCCAGTACGACCAGCTCGAGGAGAACGTTTCCGCCATCGGTGGCGAGGAGCAGATGCGCAACCTCGAGCGCATGGTGATCCTGCCGATCATCGACACGAAGTGGCGCGAGCACCTCTACGAGATGGACTACCTGAAGGAGGGCATCGGCCTGCGCGCGATGGCGCAGCGCGACCCACTGGTGGAGTACCAGAAAGAAGGCGGCGACATGTTCAACGCCATGAACGAGGGCATTCAGGAAGAGACGGTGCGCCAGCTGTTCGCCATGCGCAAGCAGTTCGAGTCGCAGGACGAGGCGCCGCAGCAGGCTGCTGAGGGTGGCTCCACCGCCATCTAG
- the mtrA gene encoding MtrAB system response regulator MtrA, whose product MAPRILVVDDDPAINEMLTIVLEAEGFQTSSVTDGAEAVSAFRSFDPELILLDLMLPGMNGIDICREIRKESAVPIVMLTAKTDTVDVVLGLESGADDYITKPFKPKELVARIRARLRRTDESPADVLEVGDLTVDVPQHTVTRGSEEIQLTPLEFDLLVEMARKPNQVHSREQLLESVWGYRNASDTRLVNVHVQRLRSKIEHDPENPEIILTVRGVGYKTGKAEV is encoded by the coding sequence ATGGCCCCGAGGATCCTCGTGGTGGACGACGACCCGGCGATCAACGAAATGTTGACCATCGTGCTGGAGGCTGAGGGTTTCCAAACCAGCTCCGTCACGGACGGCGCTGAGGCGGTGTCCGCCTTCCGCTCCTTCGACCCGGAACTGATCCTGCTGGACCTGATGCTGCCGGGGATGAACGGCATCGACATCTGCCGCGAGATCCGCAAGGAGTCTGCGGTGCCGATTGTCATGTTGACCGCGAAAACGGACACGGTGGATGTGGTGCTGGGCCTGGAGTCCGGTGCGGACGACTACATCACTAAACCGTTCAAACCGAAGGAGCTCGTCGCCCGCATCCGCGCCCGGCTGCGCCGCACGGACGAGTCTCCGGCGGACGTGCTGGAGGTCGGCGATCTGACCGTGGACGTGCCTCAGCACACGGTCACCCGCGGCAGCGAAGAGATCCAGCTGACGCCGCTGGAGTTCGACTTGCTCGTGGAAATGGCGCGCAAGCCCAACCAGGTGCACTCGCGCGAACAGCTGCTGGAATCCGTATGGGGCTACCGCAACGCCTCCGATACCCGCCTGGTCAACGTGCACGTGCAGCGTCTGCGCTCCAAAATCGAGCACGACCCCGAAAACCCGGAGATCATCCTCACCGTGCGCGGTGTGGGATACAAGACCGGCAAGGCGGAGGTGTAG
- a CDS encoding DUF4259 domain-containing protein has translation MSTWDEQIFTVDTNNDFLDELVDLDFEEVFEAVRDAVLLAAKQDPSEDELLNGQAAATIAAIWAGAPFSAGEIAETYPFIRERPDEMDEQLTESAAAVLEEADTDVDLEQFLEALA, from the coding sequence GTGAGTACGTGGGACGAGCAGATTTTCACGGTCGACACCAACAACGATTTCCTTGACGAGCTGGTTGACCTCGATTTCGAGGAGGTGTTTGAGGCAGTCCGCGACGCGGTTCTCCTCGCCGCCAAGCAGGACCCGTCTGAGGACGAGCTGCTCAACGGCCAAGCGGCTGCGACTATTGCCGCGATCTGGGCGGGCGCGCCGTTTTCTGCGGGCGAGATCGCAGAGACCTACCCGTTTATCCGGGAGCGGCCGGACGAGATGGACGAGCAGCTGACGGAGTCCGCTGCCGCTGTGCTCGAGGAAGCGGACACGGACGTGGATCTGGAGCAGTTCCTCGAGGCGCTGGCCTAA
- the hpf gene encoding ribosome hibernation-promoting factor, HPF/YfiA family — protein MTSADRNPAQGETLSPEAQVTITGRNVEVPEHFQERVNGKLAKIEKLDPTLKSFHVELKHEPNPRREAEAERIQITATGSGHLARAEAKEENFYAALETAVDKLERSLRKVKARRNIALSGHRAPKSTGVIAAEMEADAKAEQERAAKEAGKYDVDPYADQVEDLTPGQIVRSKVHSDTPRSVDDALSEMELVGHDFYLFVNEETNRPAVVYRRHAFDYGLIELAPEADAEVAE, from the coding sequence ATGACTTCTGCAGACCGCAATCCGGCCCAAGGTGAGACACTGAGCCCGGAAGCTCAGGTCACCATCACCGGGCGCAACGTCGAGGTCCCGGAGCACTTTCAGGAACGAGTAAACGGCAAGCTGGCCAAGATTGAAAAGCTTGACCCGACGCTGAAGTCGTTCCACGTGGAGCTGAAGCACGAGCCGAACCCCCGCCGCGAGGCGGAGGCGGAGCGCATCCAGATCACCGCCACGGGCTCGGGCCACCTGGCCCGCGCGGAAGCCAAGGAAGAGAACTTCTACGCGGCCCTCGAAACTGCGGTGGACAAGCTGGAGCGCTCCCTGCGCAAGGTTAAGGCACGCCGTAACATCGCACTGTCCGGCCACCGCGCGCCGAAGAGCACCGGCGTGATCGCCGCTGAGATGGAGGCGGACGCCAAGGCCGAGCAAGAGCGTGCGGCGAAGGAGGCCGGCAAGTACGACGTGGACCCGTACGCTGACCAGGTCGAGGACCTCACTCCCGGCCAGATCGTGCGCTCCAAGGTGCACTCCGACACTCCGCGCAGCGTGGACGACGCGCTCAGCGAGATGGAGCTGGTGGGGCACGACTTCTACCTCTTCGTCAACGAGGAGACCAACCGCCCGGCGGTGGTGTACCGCCGTCACGCTTTCGATTACGGCTTGATCGAGCTTGCGCCTGAGGCTGATGCGGAGGTCGCTGAGTAG
- a CDS encoding dTMP kinase, with protein MIVAVEGIDGAGKNTLVTAVKERFGAQTLAFPRYEESIHAQLAHDALHGRMGDLTDSAFGMATMFALDRHGTKQLLDGFAGAPDRIIILDRYVASNAAYTSARTGDPAAVKWVYELEFEKLALPKPDLQVLVDTTPDVARERAEAREEQDATRARDRYERDAALQAATFEAYVELARQSWASQWLRTSDPAVIMQAVSELAP; from the coding sequence ATGATCGTTGCAGTAGAAGGTATCGACGGCGCGGGCAAGAACACGCTCGTCACCGCGGTCAAGGAGCGCTTCGGGGCGCAGACGTTGGCTTTTCCCCGCTACGAGGAGTCCATCCATGCGCAGCTCGCGCACGACGCCCTGCACGGACGGATGGGCGATCTGACGGACTCCGCGTTCGGCATGGCCACCATGTTCGCGTTGGACAGGCATGGGACCAAGCAGCTTCTCGACGGCTTCGCGGGTGCCCCGGACCGCATCATCATCTTGGACCGCTACGTCGCCTCGAACGCGGCCTACACCAGCGCCCGCACAGGGGATCCAGCGGCGGTGAAGTGGGTCTACGAGCTGGAATTTGAAAAGCTCGCCCTGCCCAAGCCGGACCTGCAGGTGTTGGTGGATACCACTCCGGACGTCGCGCGCGAGCGCGCAGAGGCCCGCGAGGAGCAGGACGCGACGCGCGCCCGCGACCGCTACGAGCGCGACGCGGCGCTGCAGGCAGCAACGTTCGAGGCCTACGTGGAGCTGGCGCGGCAAAGCTGGGCGAGCCAGTGGCTTCGCACGTCGGATCCGGCGGTTATCATGCAGGCAGTGAGTGAACTGGCGCCATAG
- the mtrB gene encoding MtrAB system histidine kinase MtrB, whose product MSVLGFALASVVTDRITAAKIETATVEIERARTTVEYQLTSSGTSASLQARLNSARAGLTQRAQESGDSSSFYEPVLVVESPNGQVTSSPEAYQIPQRLGDYVAHGNVAYQFATVERPDGSAYDALIVGTPTDAEVPNLRLYLVMNMQSEASTVALMRGILASAAVIVVVLLMGISWLASQQIVGPVRSASRTAQRFASGHLRERMPVDGEDEMAVLAMSFNDMADTLSKQIANLEEYGSLQRQFTSDVSHELRTPLTTVRMAADMIAANEDSLEPATRRASQLMTTELDRFEALLNDLLEISRHDAGVAELSEANVDARQPVESAWQQTQHLAEELDVDVIFDIPDEPQMLKGDARRIERVVRNLIANAIDHSEGNPVTVRMRSNDEAVAITVTDGGVGLKPGEDELVFNRFWRADKSRKRHSGGTGLGLAIAREDAQLHGGVLDAVGEFGVGSQFRLVLPRDVEAGFTEAPLPLEAPRADQADVVDAAEADAAEAGGSAGDGASGEPEDVDKQTLQEDSDARA is encoded by the coding sequence ATGTCGGTGCTCGGTTTCGCGCTGGCCTCCGTGGTCACCGACCGCATCACCGCCGCCAAGATTGAAACGGCCACCGTAGAAATTGAGCGCGCTCGCACAACGGTGGAGTACCAGCTGACCAGCTCGGGGACGTCTGCTTCCCTGCAGGCCCGGTTGAACTCCGCGCGCGCCGGGCTGACGCAGCGCGCCCAGGAAAGCGGAGACTCGTCGAGCTTTTACGAGCCGGTACTGGTGGTCGAATCCCCCAACGGCCAGGTCACCTCCTCGCCGGAGGCGTACCAGATTCCGCAGCGCTTGGGCGACTACGTCGCGCACGGCAACGTGGCGTACCAGTTTGCCACTGTGGAACGGCCGGACGGCTCCGCCTACGACGCGTTGATTGTGGGCACCCCCACCGACGCAGAGGTGCCGAACCTGCGCCTGTACCTGGTCATGAACATGCAAAGTGAGGCCTCCACGGTTGCGCTGATGCGGGGCATTTTGGCCTCTGCCGCGGTGATTGTGGTGGTGCTTTTGATGGGCATTTCTTGGCTGGCTTCCCAGCAGATTGTCGGGCCGGTGCGTTCCGCTTCCCGCACGGCGCAGCGCTTCGCGTCCGGACACCTGCGCGAGCGCATGCCTGTCGACGGCGAGGACGAGATGGCCGTGTTGGCCATGTCCTTCAACGACATGGCCGATACGCTGAGCAAGCAGATTGCGAACCTGGAGGAGTACGGCTCCCTGCAGCGCCAGTTCACCTCGGACGTCTCGCACGAGCTGCGCACGCCGCTGACCACCGTGCGCATGGCGGCCGACATGATCGCGGCGAACGAGGATTCGCTCGAGCCCGCCACCAGGCGCGCCTCCCAGCTGATGACGACGGAGCTGGACAGGTTCGAGGCCCTGCTCAACGACCTGCTGGAGATCTCCCGCCACGACGCCGGCGTGGCCGAGCTGTCCGAGGCGAACGTGGACGCGCGCCAGCCGGTGGAGTCCGCCTGGCAGCAAACGCAGCACTTGGCCGAGGAGCTCGACGTCGACGTCATCTTCGACATTCCCGACGAGCCGCAGATGCTTAAGGGGGATGCCCGCCGCATCGAACGGGTGGTGCGCAACCTCATCGCCAATGCCATCGACCACTCTGAGGGCAACCCCGTCACGGTGCGGATGCGCTCGAACGACGAGGCGGTGGCGATCACCGTGACCGACGGCGGCGTGGGGCTCAAGCCCGGCGAGGACGAGCTGGTGTTCAACCGTTTCTGGCGCGCGGACAAATCCCGCAAGCGCCACTCCGGTGGCACAGGGCTCGGGCTGGCCATCGCGCGCGAGGACGCGCAGCTGCACGGCGGCGTGCTGGACGCGGTCGGCGAGTTCGGTGTGGGCTCGCAGTTCCGTCTCGTGCTGCCGCGCGACGTCGAAGCCGGGTTCACTGAGGCTCCGCTGCCGCTCGAGGCCCCGCGGGCGGACCAAGCCGACGTCGTTGACGCGGCCGAGGCGGACGCGGCCGAAGCAGGCGGGAGCGCTGGAGACGGGGCGAGCGGCGAACCGGAGGACGTCGATAAGCAAACGCTTCAGGAGGATAGCGATGCGCGCGCGTAA
- a CDS encoding HAD family hydrolase — translation MQGLIIDYAGVLDTGAEDEQRWKPLIQAVKEKEISVGILSNEEGDGEMAEKIREWEFNGVVDAVVLSGEIGAEKPERAAFQAAADAIGVDLNDCVMVDDDIMNVRAAVEYNMIGILHTAIDRTAVEIQSLFDVEGEF, via the coding sequence GTGCAGGGCTTGATCATCGATTACGCAGGCGTGTTGGACACCGGTGCAGAGGACGAGCAGCGCTGGAAGCCCCTCATCCAGGCGGTGAAGGAGAAAGAGATCTCCGTGGGCATCCTCTCCAACGAGGAGGGCGACGGCGAGATGGCGGAAAAGATCCGCGAGTGGGAGTTCAACGGCGTGGTTGACGCTGTGGTGCTCTCGGGCGAGATCGGGGCTGAAAAGCCGGAGCGCGCCGCGTTCCAGGCCGCGGCTGACGCCATCGGCGTGGACTTGAACGACTGCGTGATGGTCGACGACGACATCATGAACGTCCGCGCGGCGGTGGAGTACAACATGATCGGCATTTTGCACACCGCCATCGACCGCACCGCGGTGGAGATCCAGTCCCTGTTCGACGTCGAGGGCGAGTTCTAG
- the lpqB gene encoding MtrAB system accessory lipoprotein LpqB → MRARKTLACLVAATTMAAAGCASLPTNSAPHVIRTFSPSETETQAAGPKDGQEPDLLLRDFYAASARSDADYEAARAYLTDAAAAAWDPNGQKLVVDNIGMTTLPGSSVGQRSYSVHGHVVGAIRQGGSYSPERGTYEATIDMEMVDGQWRITSLPEGVVLERTELRNQYQPYNLYFFDADDRELVTDRRWVHSQRETLASDLIGLLMEGPSERLRPALTGSLPSSVSYTGEQDGAYTFTGFSGVSQEERARFAAQVVWTLATAGVTGPYVLKADGEMLIDGADSLDTDDFIAASPIVESVGETTLYALTGGKVVRVGAESTQAVEGSLGSASDVTSVDIAGDGEWAAVFGAPGDAADDIFRVGTFGGRESEVMRAGTFTRPTFEPDASAVWAVADGKRILRTVQSAATDSLTTGEVKVELPEGVNGNISVLRLSRTGTRVVMVIDGHLYTGIVRRQTSGERSVVNVYEYAQELAGSVISAEWSPDGSLLVGTTTSTPVMRVEQDGSSMTAMSAGNISAPVVAVAASPSTLYVTDANALLQVPASGADNPIWREVPGLEGVRALPITSR, encoded by the coding sequence ATGCGCGCGCGTAAAACCCTTGCCTGCCTGGTGGCGGCGACGACCATGGCCGCGGCCGGATGTGCCTCGCTGCCGACGAACTCGGCGCCGCACGTGATCCGCACCTTTTCCCCCTCGGAGACTGAGACGCAGGCGGCCGGGCCGAAAGACGGGCAAGAACCCGACCTGTTGCTGCGCGACTTCTACGCCGCTTCCGCGCGCTCGGATGCGGACTACGAAGCGGCGCGCGCCTACCTGACAGACGCGGCCGCGGCGGCCTGGGACCCCAACGGGCAAAAGCTGGTGGTAGACAACATCGGCATGACCACCCTGCCGGGCTCGTCGGTGGGGCAGCGCAGCTACTCGGTGCACGGGCACGTGGTGGGCGCGATCCGGCAGGGCGGGTCTTACTCTCCGGAGCGCGGCACGTACGAAGCCACGATCGACATGGAGATGGTGGACGGACAGTGGCGCATCACCTCCCTGCCCGAAGGGGTGGTGCTCGAGCGCACGGAGCTGCGAAATCAATACCAGCCCTACAACCTGTACTTCTTCGACGCGGACGACCGTGAGTTGGTCACGGACCGCCGCTGGGTGCATTCGCAGCGCGAGACGTTGGCCAGCGACCTGATCGGGCTGCTCATGGAGGGCCCGTCGGAGCGTCTGCGGCCGGCGCTGACAGGTTCGCTGCCGTCGAGCGTGTCCTACACCGGCGAGCAGGACGGCGCTTACACCTTCACCGGCTTTTCCGGGGTCAGCCAGGAAGAGCGCGCCCGCTTCGCCGCGCAGGTGGTTTGGACACTCGCCACCGCGGGCGTGACCGGGCCGTACGTGCTCAAGGCGGACGGTGAGATGCTTATCGACGGCGCGGACAGCCTCGACACCGACGACTTCATCGCCGCGAGCCCGATCGTGGAATCGGTCGGCGAAACCACGCTGTATGCGTTGACCGGGGGCAAAGTGGTGCGCGTCGGGGCGGAGTCGACGCAGGCGGTGGAAGGCAGCCTCGGTTCCGCGTCCGACGTCACGTCAGTCGATATTGCCGGCGACGGCGAATGGGCGGCCGTGTTCGGCGCACCCGGCGACGCGGCGGACGACATCTTCCGTGTCGGCACCTTCGGTGGCCGGGAGTCGGAGGTCATGCGAGCGGGTACGTTCACCCGCCCCACTTTCGAGCCGGATGCCTCGGCGGTGTGGGCGGTGGCCGACGGCAAGCGGATCTTGCGCACGGTACAGTCCGCGGCCACCGACAGCTTGACCACCGGCGAGGTGAAGGTGGAGTTGCCGGAAGGTGTCAACGGCAACATCTCGGTGCTGCGGCTGTCGCGAACCGGCACTCGGGTGGTGATGGTCATCGACGGTCACCTCTACACGGGCATAGTGCGCCGGCAGACCTCCGGCGAGCGCTCCGTCGTCAACGTCTACGAGTACGCCCAAGAGCTGGCCGGCAGCGTCATCTCCGCCGAGTGGAGCCCGGACGGCTCGCTGCTGGTGGGCACAACCACCTCCACGCCGGTGATGCGCGTGGAACAAGACGGCTCCTCCATGACCGCCATGTCCGCGGGCAACATCTCCGCGCCGGTGGTGGCGGTAGCCGCCTCCCCGAGCACGCTGTACGTCACCGACGCCAACGCCTTGCTGCAAGTGCCCGCGTCCGGCGCCGACAACCCGATCTGGCGGGAGGTGCCGGGCCTAGAGGGTGTGCGTGCGCTGCCGATCACCTCGCGCTAA